The following coding sequences are from one Scomber japonicus isolate fScoJap1 chromosome 3, fScoJap1.pri, whole genome shotgun sequence window:
- the gdf5 gene encoding growth/differentiation factor 5, with product MKVVKRCCLLLSCWTLIYLHPVLGSLSRTRPTEQHLHRLGEAAERGGGEQAHRRTGGGLGGSTLAAGSKPVTASGTWKSSPVSPARITRIRAGPPLIKGETTIKSKLSASSSSSPGSHRAVPGGHRAQLQHRDRGAGLGRSWSPGGHAAAFSAHAAVKGVGVAAGGGGGGPAGKTLGKVVSRAGAAAPVRPGPQRAAPAAQRGADTRSPKLSDPQHKEPLVIPHDYMLSLYWSLSTGDLNSSALHAAGLANTITSFVDKGQDDRGPQLRRQRYHFNISSLERDGLLGAELRILRKRLSDPRKASMAALGSTAADGGGGGGGGASPCLKLYTCASAKQKSALLQTRTVEDLSGGFSSKWEVFDISKVFKGFKNQQIQQLCFELEALEHRGGRPTDLRSLGFARPGRTNKEKAFFLAFGKSKKRDLFYNEIKARSGHDNKTVYEYLFTQRRMRRAPAARGAKKPLQQPQTLPQHQAAKTQTRPRCHRRRLHVNFKEMGWDDWIIAPLEYESFHCDGVCDFPIRSHLEPTNHAIIQTLMNSMDPESTPPTCCVPTRLSPISILYIDSANNVVYKQYEDMVVESCGCR from the exons ATGAAAGTTGTGAAGCGTTGTTGTCTTCTGCTGAGCTGCTGGACTCTCATTTACCTGCATCCCGTCCTCGGTTCACTCAGCCGGACCAGACCGACCGAGCAGCACCTCCACCGGCTCGGAGAGGCAGCGGAGCGCGGGGGAGGAGAGCAGGCTCACCGGAGAACCGGAGGGGGGCTCGGTGGGTCCACATTAGCAGCAGGCAGTAAACCAGTCACAGCTTCTGGGACCTGGAAATCATCACCGGTGAGTCCGGCGAGGATCACGCGGATCCGCGCGGGTCCACCGTTAATTAAGGGCGAGACAACCATTAAAAGCAAACTGTCTGCgtcctcatcctcatcaccgGGCAGCCACCGGGCCGTGCCGGGCGGCCACCGGGCTCAGCTGCAGCACCGGGACAGAGGGGCAGGGTTGGGGCGCTCCTGGTCACCCGGCGGGCACGCTGCTGCTTTCAGCGCACATGCAGCAGTGAAAGGAGTCGGGGTTGCggctggtggaggaggtggaggaccAGCGGGGAAAACTTTGGGGAAAGTTGTTTCCAGAGCGGGTGCAGCAGCTCCAGTGCGCCCCGGGCCTCAGAGAGCGGCTCCGGCGGCGCAGCGGGGGGCCGACACCAGGAGCCCCAAACTGAGCGACCCGCAGCACAAAGAGCCGCTGGTGATTCCTCACGACTACATGCTGTCTCTGTACTGGTCTCTGTCCACCGGGGACCTGAACAGCAGCGCTCTGCATGCAGCAGGTCTGGCCAACACCATCACCAGCTTCGTGGATAAAGGGCAAG ATGATCGCGGGCCCCAACTGAGACGGCAGCGGTATCACTTCAACATCAGCTCCCTGGAACGAGACGGGCTCCTGGGGGCCGAGCTACGCATCCTGAGGAAACGTCTGTCTGACCCCCGCAAAGCCTCCATGGCAGCGCTGGGATCCACAGCCGccgatggaggaggaggaggaggaggaggcgcgTCCCCCTGCCTGAAGCTGTACACCTGCGCCTCAGCTAAACAAAAGTCTGCTCTGCTCCAGACCAGGACCGTGGAGGATCTGAGCGGCGGATTCAGCAGCAAATGGGAAGTGTTCGACATATCAAAAGTCTTCAAGGGTTTCAAGAACCAGCAGATCCAGCAGCTGTGCTTTGAGCTGGAAGCCCTGGAGCACCGAGGCGGTCGGCCCACGGATCTGCGCTCTCTGGGGTTCGCCCGACCGGGACGGACCAACAAGGAAAAGGCCTTCTTCTTGGCGTTCGGCAAAAGCAAGAAACGCGACCTTTTCTACAACGAGATCAAAGCGCGGTCGGGCCACGACAACAAGACCGTCTACGAGTATCTGTTCACGCAGCGGAGGATGCGGCGAGCTCCGGCAGCGAGGGGCGCCAAGAAGCCGCTGCAGCAGCCGCAGACGCTGCCGCAGCACCAGGCGGCCAAGACGCAGACGAGGCCGCGTTGCCACCGGAGACGCCTCCACGTCAACTTCAAGGAGATGGGCTGGGACGACTGGATCATCGCTCCGCTGGAGTACGAGTCCTTCCACTGCGACGGCGTCTGCGACTTCCCCATCCGCTCGCACCTGGAGCCCACCAACCACGCCATCATACAGACGCTGATGAACTCCATGGACCCGGAGTCGACGCCACCCACCTGCTGCGTCCCCACGAGACTCAGCCCCATCAGCATCCTCTACATCGACTCGGCCAACAACGTGGTGTACAAGCAGTACGAGGACATGGTGGTGGAGTCGTGTGGCTGCAGGTAG